The genomic segment CCATAAAACTTTTGATACATTTATTAGTTTACTAATTATTAAATTTGCATGGTAACTATCATTTAATAGACTTGTTGCCATTTTTTTATCAATTCTTTTCTCTCGTATTAATATATCTATTCTTCTAGTTGCAATTACATCTAATCCTTTTAAATACTCTTTTAATAGCTCAGATTTTGATAAAACATCTATCTCGTCTTTACTATTTTTTATCTCATTTATAGTGTTTGTAGTTTTTGCAATAGCTTCTCTTATAAAGTTGTACTCATCTTTTATATAACCATTATTGCTCGATATATATTTTTTTATATTTTTTTGAAGCTCTTTTGTATTTTTTACAGATTCAGCTATATTTCTACAAGCATTTCTTAAATCATTTAAATATGCCCTTTTCTCATCATCAAGTTCACTTATAAAATATGTTGAATAATCAATAATATCGCTATATAAAGATTTAATTCTACTTTCATAAAACTCATCTATATTTAAATCTATAATATCCGATGACTCTTTTACAATTTTAGAAATATTACTCTTTCCAATATATCTGTGCCTATGAAGCATAATTGCATGACTCAAAACTTCAGTTGCATTATCATATAAGTGGATAGTCTCTTTTCTTGTTGCTTTTAAAGCTGCAAATGGAACTGCAATAACTTCCATATCTATAAATTTTGGTTTAGAAATATAACTATCTTTATCTTCAACAAATAGTTTTTTCAGAAAAATTACCAGTTTTGGAATAAAAAATGAGAAAATTATAAGTCCAACAAGATTAAACAGTGTATGAAAAACAGCCAATTTCATAGCCCAATCATCACTTTTAATTCCCAAATATTTTGATATATAATCAACAAAATCAATCATAAGATATAAAGAGGCTAATGTGATAACAGCTGTTATTCCTTTAAA from the Aliarcobacter cryaerophilus ATCC 43158 genome contains:
- a CDS encoding Na/Pi cotransporter family protein, which encodes MLYVNEDSKYIVAGVAVFIIGMQFMEDGFKFFSGGILEKLIANSKNTNSKSIFLGITATAILQSSSLIAIIVISFLSAKIISLAGALGVVFGSAVGTTATTWIVSTLGVKIDIAAFALPMIIFGVIFRFYKNRNFQGVGNILLGLGFVFLGIGYMKDGFEDLKQGIDLAQFAIDGYAGIIVYTLIGALATVIIQSSSATMALTVTALVTGQIVYINAMAIAVGANIGTATTAALGAIVSNANSKRMAVGLFIFKGITAVITLASLYLMIDFVDYISKYLGIKSDDWAMKLAVFHTLFNLVGLIIFSFFIPKLVIFLKKLFVEDKDSYISKPKFIDMEVIAVPFAALKATRKETIHLYDNATEVLSHAIMLHRHRYIGKSNISKIVKESSDIIDLNIDEFYESRIKSLYSDIIDYSTYFISELDDEKRAYLNDLRNACRNIAESVKNTKELQKNIKKYISSNNGYIKDEYNFIREAIAKTTNTINEIKNSKDEIDVLSKSELLKEYLKGLDVIATRRIDILIREKRIDKKMATSLLNDSYHANLIISKLINVSKVLWIQDLSIKELGEDYEAKKNS